A window of Sodalis praecaptivus genomic DNA:
GATCCCGGGCGACGATGGGAAAGAACACCGCGGAACAATAAAAGCCTTTTAGGTAGAGGTGGCGCGACGCCGACAGGGCATCGCTGATAGAAGCCAGGTCGAACACGCGTATCGGAAGTCCGTTACCGGCGTTAGCGCTGGGCACGGCATCGTCAAGGCAGCGCATCACATCGCGCAGGCGCTGCTGCAGGCGGGGAAGTTCATCGCCGAGATGGATTTTTGCCGCCGCCCTGATGGCGCCCAGTCCTGCCGTACTGACCATTTGCGACCAGCCCAGAGGACCGCCGCAATAGACGATCATCTCTCGCTGGCGGCGGCTGGAGAGCATGATGAGCCCGCCGGTGGCGCCAAAGGCCTTTGCCAGCGATGCGACGATGATGGTCCGATCGTTGAGTTGTTCAAAATGAGCGCGCGCCAGGCCGCATCCTCGTGGACCGGAGACGGAAAGGGAATGGGAATCGTCGATAAACAAAAACAGGCCGTAGCGCTGCTGTAGCCGGGTCAGTTCCGCCAACGGCGCATTATCGCCCATGCTGTAGGCGCCGTCGCAAATATAGGCGACGCGGGCGTGGGTCTGACAGGCCCGTTCGATAAAGGCGCAGTCGTTATGCGGCGAGGTGACGACCTCGGTTTCGTCAGCGCAGCAGGCTTTTTGGATCTGCATCGAAAAATGGCAGCGGCCGTCGAAGATCATTAATGGCTTCGCGCCGTCGGTAAATTGCCCGCTGGCCAGCAGCGGCAGCACCGAGGCAGAAGCGATAAAGCAGGAAGGCGCCACGAGCGTATCGCAGCGGAAAACCTCCCTAAGCAGGGCCTCCGTCTCGTCCAACAGCCGCGGCGCAATCCTGGCTCGCGATACCGAGGTGCTTATCATGCCCTCTTGCTCAAGCGCTTGAATAGCGCCGGCGGTGATGGCCGGATGCAGATTCAGCCCCAAATAGGAGCAGGAACACATATTAATGAAACGGTGCCCGTCGGCGGCGGTG
This region includes:
- a CDS encoding aminotransferase class I/II-fold pyridoxal phosphate-dependent enzyme codes for the protein MNHFANIAKMVTASLPNWQAAHAEGLTGIRTVPGEGNSLTAADGHRFINMCSCSYLGLNLHPAITAGAIQALEQEGMISTSVSRARIAPRLLDETEALLREVFRCDTLVAPSCFIASASVLPLLASGQFTDGAKPLMIFDGRCHFSMQIQKACCADETEVVTSPHNDCAFIERACQTHARVAYICDGAYSMGDNAPLAELTRLQQRYGLFLFIDDSHSLSVSGPRGCGLARAHFEQLNDRTIIVASLAKAFGATGGLIMLSSRRQREMIVYCGGPLGWSQMVSTAGLGAIRAAAKIHLGDELPRLQQRLRDVMRCLDDAVPSANAGNGLPIRVFDLASISDALSASRHLYLKGFYCSAVFFPIVARDRPGIRVMGRANMTRQDIDRFCAAIRTIVGGT